A single region of the Elizabethkingia sp. JS20170427COW genome encodes:
- a CDS encoding DUF6646 family protein has protein sequence MKKLLLILSISLGLQTAYAQAWNGQGDQKIQAGINLWGKGNFGVKASYDYGIADAVSIGAGAGIYFNSDIDREDRNNAEFSIYGRANYHMHDLLNLPSQLDIYPGVTLGIIGDTFDFGAHVGVRYFFTDKVGAYAELGNRGGLGIVFNL, from the coding sequence ATGAAAAAGCTTCTTTTAATATTAAGTATCAGCCTAGGTCTGCAAACCGCATATGCCCAAGCATGGAATGGGCAAGGGGATCAAAAAATCCAAGCAGGAATCAACTTATGGGGAAAAGGTAATTTTGGAGTAAAAGCTTCCTACGACTATGGTATTGCCGATGCGGTTTCTATTGGGGCGGGAGCTGGAATTTACTTCAATAGCGATATAGATCGTGAAGACCGCAACAATGCCGAGTTTTCAATCTACGGTAGGGCAAATTACCATATGCATGATTTATTAAACCTTCCTAGCCAACTTGATATTTATCCAGGAGTTACTTTGGGGATTATCGGAGATACCTTCGACTTTGGGGCTCATGTAGGAGTAAGATATTTCTTTACTGATAAAGTTGGTGCCTACGCAGAATTGGGCAACAGAGGAGGACTTGGCATTGTCTTTAACTTATAA
- a CDS encoding amidohydrolase codes for MKNLNILGLQHKTIWKDVNKNLAIIENLLKNRSHDLILLPEMFATGFCMEVSEIAEKGEKILRWMQKTAKDKNSAVGGSVAVKEGEKYYNRFYFVFPSGQYVEYDKRHLFSYAGEEKVYYSGDKKVIVEYRGWKICLQVCYDLRFPVFQRNTENYDIMINVANWPSTRKDAWETLLKARAIENQCYVFGLNRMGEDGNGLTYEGNSHCFFADGTKQESIEDMYISAELSWEKLQEFRKRFPFLKDQDKFTIEANIK; via the coding sequence ATGAAGAATTTAAACATATTAGGACTTCAACATAAAACTATTTGGAAGGATGTTAACAAAAATCTAGCCATAATAGAAAATTTGTTAAAAAATAGAAGCCATGACTTGATTTTATTACCAGAAATGTTTGCTACAGGTTTTTGTATGGAAGTTTCTGAAATTGCAGAGAAAGGGGAAAAAATTTTGAGATGGATGCAGAAAACGGCAAAAGATAAAAATTCAGCCGTAGGAGGTTCTGTAGCGGTAAAAGAGGGAGAAAAGTATTACAATAGATTTTATTTTGTTTTTCCTTCTGGGCAGTATGTAGAGTATGATAAAAGGCATTTGTTTTCCTATGCTGGAGAGGAAAAAGTGTATTATTCTGGGGATAAAAAAGTTATTGTAGAATATCGTGGTTGGAAGATTTGCCTTCAGGTTTGTTATGATTTAAGATTTCCTGTTTTCCAAAGAAATACCGAAAATTATGATATCATGATTAATGTAGCCAATTGGCCATCTACCAGAAAAGATGCATGGGAAACTCTTCTAAAAGCAAGGGCTATTGAAAATCAATGCTATGTATTTGGGCTAAACAGGATGGGCGAAGATGGAAATGGACTTACCTATGAGGGAAATTCTCATTGCTTTTTTGCTGATGGGACAAAGCAAGAGTCAATAGAAGATATGTATATATCCGCTGAATTATCTTGGGAAAAGCTTCAAGAGTTTAGGAAACGTTTTCCTTTTTTAAAAGATCAAGATAAATTTACGATAGAAGCAAATATTAAATAA
- a CDS encoding cupin-like domain-containing protein — MGLILKPIDVVKDITKEEFEEKYLKTRTPVVIKNMAKKWPAYQKWSMDYMKEVVGDVEVPLYDSSKADPSAPINASAAKMKFGDYIDLIKREPTDLRIFLFDPIKFAPKLLDDFLPPKDLMGGFLDKYPNMFFGGEGSETFLHFDIDMAHIFHTHFGKKHILLFDYKWRERLYQIPYATYSLEDYDISNPDFEKFPALDGVEGIECFLQYGDTLFMPTGWWHWMKYLDGSFSISLRAWDKSWAVKAHSLWNLTVQRKFDNFMKARYKKRYMDWKESLAIKRAEKALKEGLPK, encoded by the coding sequence ATGGGACTTATCTTGAAACCTATAGATGTTGTAAAAGACATCACCAAGGAAGAATTTGAAGAAAAATACCTTAAGACCCGGACGCCAGTTGTTATAAAAAATATGGCAAAAAAATGGCCAGCTTATCAAAAATGGTCTATGGATTATATGAAGGAAGTAGTAGGCGATGTAGAGGTTCCGTTATATGATAGCTCTAAGGCTGATCCTTCTGCACCTATTAACGCTTCTGCCGCGAAAATGAAATTCGGGGACTATATAGATTTAATAAAAAGAGAGCCAACAGATCTTAGGATATTCTTGTTTGATCCTATAAAGTTTGCCCCTAAATTACTAGACGATTTTCTTCCTCCTAAGGATTTGATGGGAGGCTTTTTGGATAAATATCCCAATATGTTTTTTGGAGGAGAAGGCTCAGAAACTTTCTTGCATTTTGATATCGATATGGCGCATATTTTCCATACCCACTTTGGGAAAAAGCACATCCTCTTATTCGATTATAAATGGAGAGAGAGATTATACCAAATCCCTTACGCTACTTATTCATTAGAGGATTATGATATTTCCAATCCCGATTTTGAGAAATTCCCAGCCTTAGATGGTGTGGAAGGTATAGAATGTTTCTTACAATATGGTGATACTTTGTTTATGCCAACGGGTTGGTGGCACTGGATGAAGTATTTGGATGGTAGTTTCTCTATCTCTTTGAGAGCTTGGGATAAATCTTGGGCAGTAAAAGCACATTCTCTATGGAACCTTACTGTACAGAGAAAGTTTGATAACTTTATGAAAGCAAGATACAAGAAAAGATATATGGATTGGAAGGAAAGCTTAGCGATTAAGCGAGCAGAAAAAGCCTTGAAAGAAGGCCTTCCTAAATAA
- the lepA gene encoding translation elongation factor 4 has product MKNIRNFCIIAHIDHGKSTLADRLLEYTNTVSQRELQSQTLDDMDLEKERGITIKSHAIQMDYEYKGEKYILNLIDTPGHVDFSYEVSRSIAACEGALLIVDAAQSIQAQTISNLYLALENDLTIIPILNKIDLPSANPEEVTDEIMNLLGCEYEDVLRVSGKTGEGVHQLLEHIVERIPAPVGDPEAPLQALIFDSVYNPFRGVEAFFKVVNGSIKKGQKVKFMATDKTYDADEVGTLKLKQHPKKSIECGDVGYIVSGIKDAREVKVGDTITTTENPALAPIDGFEEVKPMVFAGIYPIESEDFEELRASLEKLRLNDASLVFEAESSAALGFGFRCGFLGMLHMEIVQERLDREFNMNVITTVPNVSYHGYSKKEPETATLINNPSEMMDPSIMDRVEEPYIKASIITKADYVGAVMTLCIEKRGELVNQSYLTTDRVELIFNMPLSEVVFDFYDRLKSISKGYASFDYHPIGFRPSKLVKMDILINGDMVDALSSLIHDSNAYQIGKKMCEKLRELIPRQQFDIAVQAALGTKVIARETIKALRKDVTAKCYGGDISRKRKLLEKQKEGKKKMKQIGRVEVPQSAFMAVLKLND; this is encoded by the coding sequence ATGAAAAACATTCGTAACTTTTGCATTATCGCCCATATCGACCACGGTAAATCTACCCTAGCCGATAGGCTTTTAGAATATACCAACACCGTTAGCCAAAGAGAGTTACAATCTCAGACTTTGGATGATATGGATTTGGAAAAAGAGAGAGGTATCACCATTAAATCTCACGCCATACAAATGGATTATGAGTATAAGGGTGAAAAATACATTCTCAACCTTATCGATACCCCGGGACACGTGGACTTCTCCTACGAGGTATCCCGATCTATTGCCGCTTGTGAGGGAGCTCTCCTTATTGTAGATGCTGCTCAAAGTATTCAAGCACAAACCATTTCTAATCTATATTTAGCTTTAGAAAACGACCTTACCATCATTCCTATTCTCAACAAAATAGACCTACCGTCGGCTAATCCTGAAGAAGTTACCGATGAAATTATGAACCTTTTAGGATGTGAATATGAAGATGTTTTACGTGTATCTGGGAAAACTGGAGAAGGAGTACATCAGTTACTAGAGCATATTGTAGAAAGAATTCCTGCCCCTGTGGGCGACCCTGAGGCCCCACTACAGGCTTTAATCTTCGATTCAGTATATAACCCTTTCCGTGGGGTAGAAGCCTTCTTTAAGGTCGTTAATGGAAGTATTAAAAAAGGACAGAAGGTGAAATTCATGGCAACAGATAAAACTTATGATGCTGATGAAGTAGGAACCCTTAAATTGAAACAACATCCCAAAAAATCAATCGAGTGTGGAGATGTTGGATATATTGTTTCTGGAATTAAAGATGCCAGAGAAGTAAAAGTAGGGGATACTATTACCACTACAGAGAATCCTGCACTTGCTCCAATTGATGGTTTTGAGGAAGTAAAACCAATGGTCTTCGCAGGTATTTACCCTATCGAATCTGAAGATTTCGAAGAACTAAGGGCTTCGTTAGAAAAGCTTAGACTAAATGATGCGTCTTTAGTTTTTGAAGCTGAAAGTTCTGCAGCTTTAGGATTTGGTTTCCGTTGTGGATTCTTAGGAATGCTGCATATGGAAATTGTACAAGAAAGACTGGATCGTGAATTTAACATGAATGTTATTACCACAGTTCCTAACGTTTCTTACCATGGTTATTCTAAAAAAGAGCCTGAAACAGCTACCCTAATCAACAACCCATCCGAAATGATGGATCCTTCCATTATGGATAGGGTAGAGGAACCTTACATCAAAGCCTCTATTATCACCAAAGCGGATTATGTAGGAGCTGTTATGACTCTTTGTATCGAGAAAAGGGGAGAACTTGTTAACCAAAGTTACCTAACGACAGATCGTGTAGAACTTATCTTTAACATGCCTCTTTCCGAAGTAGTCTTCGATTTCTATGACCGTTTGAAGTCTATTTCCAAAGGATATGCTTCTTTCGACTATCATCCTATAGGATTTAGACCTTCCAAATTAGTGAAAATGGACATCCTGATCAATGGTGACATGGTAGATGCTCTTTCTTCTCTTATCCATGATAGCAATGCTTACCAAATTGGTAAAAAAATGTGTGAAAAACTAAGAGAGCTTATTCCTAGACAACAGTTCGATATCGCTGTACAAGCAGCACTAGGAACAAAAGTTATCGCGAGAGAAACTATTAAAGCGCTTAGAAAAGATGTAACCGCTAAATGTTACGGTGGTGATATTTCGCGTAAGAGAAAACTCCTAGAAAAGCAAAAAGAAGGGAAAAAGAAAATGAAACAAATTGGTAGGGTAGAGGTTCCTCAGTCTGCGTTTATGGCAGTATTAAAACTGAATGACTAA
- a CDS encoding RNA polymerase sigma factor, which produces MKAEESIIIQKMKAPHTREQGLKLLMDTYQTRLYWHIRRLVVNHDDAQDLLQDTFVKVYRNFDNFKEESQLYTWIYRIATNEALQHLNKIKKMQKTDEGVETYLQNAVADNLQHDATQIEVLLQKAIQSLSEKQKLVFNLKYYEDLPYEELSKILDMSVGTLKTNYHYAKEKVTLYIQQHLEE; this is translated from the coding sequence ATGAAAGCCGAAGAAAGTATTATTATCCAAAAAATGAAAGCTCCCCATACCCGAGAACAGGGTCTAAAGCTTTTAATGGATACCTATCAAACTCGGCTCTACTGGCACATCCGAAGATTGGTAGTAAACCATGATGATGCCCAAGATTTACTTCAGGATACGTTTGTTAAAGTATATCGGAATTTTGATAATTTTAAAGAAGAAAGCCAATTATACACCTGGATTTACCGTATAGCGACCAATGAAGCTTTACAACATCTTAATAAAATCAAAAAGATGCAAAAAACGGATGAAGGCGTAGAGACCTATCTCCAAAATGCCGTAGCAGATAACCTTCAACATGACGCAACTCAAATTGAGGTTCTTTTGCAAAAAGCAATACAAAGTCTTTCAGAAAAACAAAAATTGGTCTTCAATTTGAAGTACTATGAGGACTTACCTTATGAAGAACTTTCAAAAATTTTAGATATGTCGGTAGGTACCTTAAAAACCAACTACCATTACGCAAAAGAAAAAGTTACATTGTACATCCAACAACACTTAGAAGAATGA
- a CDS encoding Rossmann-like and DUF2520 domain-containing protein, translating to MTTVIIGSGNVAWHMAKAFKQAGIELVQVFGRNEKELHKLSQEVGVAYSTQELTRADFYLICTSDKAIHEVSKLINYENVLVAHTSGSLSREALEGSYRKASFYPLQTFSKARALDYSRLPFFVDAGWEADNILLMNLAKKISNNVAQINHHQRKQMHLSAVFACNFVNHLYARAQQICQHNDIPFDFLLPLIEETADKIKTLSPMEAQTGPAVRNDQNVIEFQESLISNSELLKVYKTLTESIIKMYEL from the coding sequence ATGACCACAGTAATTATAGGATCCGGCAATGTAGCTTGGCATATGGCGAAAGCCTTTAAACAAGCAGGAATAGAGTTAGTTCAAGTCTTTGGAAGAAATGAGAAAGAGTTGCATAAATTATCACAAGAAGTAGGCGTTGCTTATTCTACCCAAGAGTTGACAAGGGCAGACTTCTACTTGATCTGTACGAGCGATAAGGCAATACATGAAGTTTCTAAACTTATTAATTATGAAAATGTGCTGGTAGCACACACTTCGGGCTCTTTATCTAGAGAAGCGCTTGAGGGATCATACAGAAAAGCTAGCTTTTATCCTTTACAGACTTTTTCTAAGGCTAGAGCATTGGATTATTCTCGCTTACCGTTTTTTGTAGATGCAGGGTGGGAGGCAGATAATATTTTATTGATGAATTTGGCTAAAAAAATAAGCAATAATGTAGCACAAATTAATCATCATCAGAGAAAGCAGATGCACTTATCGGCTGTTTTTGCATGTAATTTTGTCAATCATTTATATGCAAGGGCTCAGCAAATTTGTCAGCATAATGATATTCCTTTTGATTTTCTTCTCCCTCTTATTGAGGAGACAGCAGATAAGATTAAAACTTTATCTCCAATGGAAGCTCAGACAGGGCCTGCTGTTAGAAATGATCAAAATGTTATCGAATTTCAAGAAAGTTTAATTAGTAATTCGGAGTTATTAAAGGTCTATAAGACTTTAACCGAATCTATAATCAAGATGTATGAGTTATAA
- a CDS encoding HAD family hydrolase: protein MSYKERLKDIKALVFDVDGVFTDGTILLQPDGSMSRTMNVLDGYAIVKAIKEGIIIGIITGGNDPMVKNRMQYLGVTDIYMKSPNKVEDYEDFRDKYGLEDREILFMGDDVPDKYVMQKVGIAACPVNAVPEVKEIADYISNIHGGKGCVRDVVEQVLKAKGLWTEDHTQSI, encoded by the coding sequence ATGAGTTATAAAGAAAGATTAAAAGATATTAAAGCATTAGTGTTTGATGTAGATGGTGTATTTACCGATGGAACCATATTGTTGCAACCCGATGGTAGCATGAGCAGAACGATGAATGTGCTAGATGGTTATGCTATTGTAAAAGCAATAAAAGAAGGAATAATTATAGGGATTATTACAGGAGGAAATGACCCTATGGTGAAGAACAGAATGCAATATCTTGGCGTAACCGATATTTATATGAAATCTCCCAATAAGGTAGAGGATTACGAAGACTTCAGAGATAAGTACGGCTTGGAGGATCGCGAAATTCTTTTCATGGGGGATGATGTGCCAGATAAGTATGTAATGCAAAAGGTAGGTATCGCTGCTTGCCCTGTTAATGCTGTACCAGAGGTAAAAGAAATAGCTGATTATATTTCCAACATTCACGGGGGAAAAGGTTGTGTAAGAGATGTGGTAGAGCAGGTATTGAAAGCTAAAGGATTGTGGACTGAAGATCATACCCAAAGTATATAA
- a CDS encoding Maf family nucleotide pyrophosphatase — protein sequence MKLILASQSPRRKELLQSLGLSFTTVKIEVDEVYPQNLDIVNIPGYLSELKAKAHQKLLHKDEVLITADTIVALDDEVLGKPKNRQEAQQMLKKLSGRKHQVITAVTFSDTEKYITKTDVAKVSFAPISDEEINYYIQNYQPFDKAGGYGIQEWIGMAKINNISGSFYTIMGLPTHLVYEVLKELGYDF from the coding sequence ATGAAGTTGATATTAGCCTCCCAATCTCCCAGACGCAAGGAGTTATTACAAAGTTTAGGACTAAGCTTTACAACTGTTAAAATAGAAGTGGATGAAGTTTATCCACAAAATTTAGACATTGTGAATATCCCAGGATATTTGTCAGAACTAAAAGCAAAAGCACACCAAAAATTATTGCACAAAGATGAGGTTCTGATTACGGCGGATACAATAGTAGCCCTAGATGATGAAGTATTAGGAAAACCAAAGAATCGACAAGAAGCGCAGCAGATGCTGAAAAAGTTATCAGGGAGAAAACACCAAGTAATTACAGCAGTAACTTTTTCGGACACTGAAAAATATATCACCAAAACCGACGTTGCTAAGGTAAGCTTTGCTCCTATTTCTGATGAAGAAATTAATTATTATATCCAGAATTATCAACCTTTTGATAAGGCAGGAGGTTACGGAATTCAGGAATGGATAGGAATGGCAAAAATCAATAATATCTCAGGAAGCTTTTATACCATAATGGGTTTGCCTACTCATTTGGTGTACGAAGTTCTTAAGGAATTGGGTTATGATTTTTAA
- a CDS encoding tetratricopeptide repeat protein, with the protein MKKYIVYLLGIATFILACSPRKDAFLNRKYQNFTGFYNTLFNSKDALNTEMSNREKSYKDDFYGDYIKILKTDNPILGSDIENNSTLMDNTPVNTNSRMSESVSDQYTSPRARMRAGNSGFGSTGSNTSSTFNSNSNNTNTGNTKGSTILEISEAKALKAITKHSMKFEGVEKNKVIFDAHILLAQSRMYQGKYLEALDALNYLFRYMPKDKRIDLAKIYQGQLYYKMGDTYKAQEIFHQLKDKSKLKKAYRKLLSIYTAEMLVETGKKEEAVEELSNAFRLNKNRELRSRIAFLRGQVLNHLNQKEEARASFVTAYKYANDFQFEVKSQLEIAKTFSTGDDYEAMKKYIEGISKKGTYASRKNEFYYALGLMANKEGKPKEADSLFKMSIKEKISDPQIRGLAYYELGQNFYKKDDYLSAGVYYDSAVAVMTHKPQLEKLKELTANIKKLSANYYLMKKNDSILALTKMSKEEQIKYFEKVIADLKLKEEKIELERKKAERNKGFEVANFSLGKNISTSDFSSFGDVDKGNKFYFANTSTVAKGASDFKITWGNRALADNWRYSKKQESIEDLKNQAMGVESVQNPRRFEPEFYIEKIPTQAQEIQKLRLDRDTAQLGLGTMYYEFFNNKKLANTTLYQLVDGQPEEEVKLKALYQLFTMNYKDTPQDAAKAKEMILKEFPYTPYAEFVRNPKASSFTKTETEVEDAYQQAYQLYLQDKFEDAQNLIQKTIDTYPKDGLIPKLYLLQAYNTGKTAGKEIMILQLEQIVLNYPKTSEGEKAAELLKYLKSDLKLEVRDNSGAVMNTSPNTAKAAQGNTNMPRAGVSNGRPNRMSPTQSIEMEIPREQKNSNRVRPPQGKKQEAKFEN; encoded by the coding sequence ATGAAAAAATATATCGTTTATCTATTAGGGATTGCCACATTTATATTAGCTTGTTCACCTCGTAAAGATGCTTTTTTAAATAGAAAGTATCAGAATTTTACAGGGTTTTATAACACTCTTTTTAATAGTAAAGACGCTCTTAATACAGAGATGAGTAATCGAGAAAAATCATATAAAGATGATTTTTACGGAGACTATATCAAAATTTTAAAAACAGACAATCCTATTTTAGGTTCGGATATTGAAAACAATAGCACCTTGATGGATAATACCCCTGTTAACACCAACTCTCGTATGTCCGAAAGTGTATCGGATCAATATACAAGTCCTAGAGCGAGGATGAGAGCTGGTAATTCAGGTTTTGGTTCTACAGGGAGTAATACCTCTAGTACATTTAATAGCAATTCTAACAATACCAATACAGGAAATACGAAAGGATCCACCATTTTAGAAATTTCAGAAGCGAAGGCCTTAAAGGCAATTACCAAGCATTCTATGAAGTTTGAAGGAGTGGAGAAAAATAAAGTCATCTTTGATGCTCATATTTTACTTGCCCAATCTCGTATGTACCAAGGTAAATATTTAGAAGCTTTGGATGCTCTTAATTATTTGTTTCGCTATATGCCTAAAGACAAACGTATTGATTTAGCAAAAATTTACCAAGGGCAATTGTATTACAAGATGGGCGATACTTACAAAGCTCAGGAGATTTTTCATCAGCTGAAAGATAAATCCAAATTAAAAAAAGCTTACCGAAAATTATTGAGTATCTATACTGCAGAAATGTTGGTAGAGACAGGAAAGAAAGAAGAAGCGGTTGAAGAGTTGAGTAATGCTTTCCGATTGAATAAAAACAGAGAGCTAAGAAGTAGGATAGCATTTTTACGAGGGCAAGTATTGAATCATTTGAACCAAAAAGAAGAGGCGAGAGCTTCATTTGTAACCGCTTATAAGTATGCGAATGATTTTCAGTTTGAAGTAAAGTCTCAATTAGAAATTGCGAAAACTTTTTCCACAGGGGATGATTATGAAGCCATGAAGAAGTATATAGAAGGGATTAGTAAAAAGGGAACTTATGCTTCTAGAAAAAACGAATTTTATTATGCTTTAGGATTAATGGCAAATAAAGAAGGAAAGCCAAAAGAAGCTGATAGCCTTTTTAAGATGTCGATAAAAGAAAAAATATCAGATCCTCAGATTAGGGGATTAGCTTATTATGAATTAGGTCAAAATTTCTATAAAAAAGATGATTATTTATCTGCTGGAGTTTATTACGACAGTGCAGTTGCTGTAATGACACATAAGCCTCAATTAGAAAAATTAAAAGAGCTTACCGCGAATATTAAAAAGCTTTCTGCTAATTACTATTTAATGAAAAAAAACGATAGTATATTGGCGCTTACCAAGATGTCTAAAGAAGAGCAGATAAAGTACTTTGAAAAAGTAATAGCAGACCTAAAACTGAAAGAAGAAAAAATTGAGTTAGAAAGAAAGAAAGCCGAGAGAAATAAAGGCTTTGAGGTTGCTAACTTCTCTTTAGGTAAAAATATTTCAACATCAGATTTTTCATCTTTTGGAGATGTAGATAAGGGAAATAAATTTTACTTTGCTAATACATCTACAGTAGCAAAAGGAGCTTCAGATTTTAAAATTACTTGGGGAAATCGTGCTTTGGCGGATAACTGGAGATATTCTAAAAAACAAGAGAGTATAGAAGATCTTAAAAACCAAGCGATGGGAGTGGAGAGTGTACAAAATCCACGAAGATTTGAACCTGAATTTTATATTGAAAAAATCCCAACACAAGCACAAGAAATACAGAAATTAAGGCTAGACAGAGATACTGCTCAATTGGGACTAGGGACTATGTATTACGAGTTCTTTAACAATAAAAAACTTGCCAATACTACACTTTACCAATTGGTGGATGGCCAACCAGAAGAAGAGGTGAAGCTTAAAGCTTTGTATCAGCTGTTTACCATGAACTATAAAGATACTCCGCAGGATGCTGCTAAAGCAAAAGAGATGATTTTGAAAGAGTTTCCTTATACTCCGTATGCAGAGTTTGTAAGAAATCCTAAGGCAAGTTCTTTTACTAAAACCGAAACGGAGGTGGAAGATGCTTATCAACAAGCTTACCAGTTGTATCTTCAAGATAAATTTGAGGATGCTCAGAATTTAATTCAAAAAACCATAGATACCTATCCTAAAGATGGGTTGATTCCTAAATTATATCTTCTACAAGCCTATAATACAGGGAAAACAGCAGGGAAAGAGATTATGATATTGCAATTGGAGCAAATTGTTTTAAACTATCCTAAAACGAGTGAAGGGGAGAAGGCTGCAGAGCTTCTAAAATATTTAAAAAGCGATCTAAAGCTTGAAGTAAGAGACAATTCAGGAGCTGTGATGAATACTTCCCCTAATACAGCAAAAGCAGCACAAGGAAATACGAATATGCCTAGGGCAGGAGTTTCTAATGGTCGTCCAAATCGTATGTCTCCTACCCAGTCGATAGAAATGGAAATCCCTAGAGAGCAAAAAAACTCCAATAGGGTACGTCCTCCTCAAGGAAAGAAGCAAGAAGCAAAATTTGAAAATTAA